CCAACTAAGAAAAAACGCCGCCCCGAAAGGCGGCGTTTCCGTTTTCAGATATGGCGCGGATTAGCGCGGTGCGGTCGCCTGTTCGAAGCCAGCAGTGAAGCCGGTCAGCGACATATCGAGCAGCACTTCTTCGCCATCCGAAGCACCGGCGGGAACGAGGCGCACGGTGCCCTTGTTGCCGCGCTTGAGGCTGTTCAGTTCTTCCGCACGCAAACCGATGCGCGAGACGCAGCCAGCCTGGTTACAGAATTCGAACGGGTAGCGCTGCGGCTGGCCACCATCGACGGTGAGCGTCACGCCTTCGGGGATCAGGGTCATCAGCGGAACGACGATCACAGCGCCAGCGACGACCTCGTTACCTTCGGGCAGCGGGAACATCTTCACTTCGGAAACGGCATTATCGTCACCGTCGGTCAGAAGCTGGTAGATCTGGCAGTCGTCGGTGTTGCCTTCTTCCGCCTTCATGCAGCGCACTTCCCAGTCGCCCGAGGTTTCCTTGATATAGACCTGACCCGGCTGCGGGACGGTCGGCTCTGCGGTCGCTTCGCTGGTCGTCTCTGCGGTCGCGGCGGCATCGTCGGTGGCGGGCTCGGCGTCCTGAGCAAAGGCGGCGCCACCCATGGCGATCAGGGCGATCGTTGCGAGCGGTTTAAGCGTGTTGATCATCATAAATCCTAAATTATTCGTCGGTGCGAAAGCTAACATAGGATTGAGATAGTGCCAGTAGGGTTTGCTGACAATTGCAGGCGATCACGGAGTGATGAAAATACTTGAACTTTGGTTCGTAAAACTGTGATCCAAAAGTAAAAAGGAGCCGCAACGCAGCTCCTTTTCACATCTCTCCCTGTCGGACTTGGCCGACTATTTGTGCAGACGCTACGCAATGCAGCACGTACCGTCAACAGGCAAAATGCAGGATTTTCGCTGTTAAGAAAAAAGCCGCGCCAAGAGGGGCGCGGCAAGTCCTTCAGGGAGAAGTTTACTACAAAGCTGACCGCTCTGGAGTAACTTCGTTATACCGTAAAATCGTAAAAGTTGTATTGCGCAAAGGTACAACACCGACGCGCGAAAGTATTAGCCGAGCGGACGTATCTTCACGGTTGCAACGCGGTTGCGTTCCTTCTCCAGAACCTCGAACCGAAAGCCGTGGAAGCTGAATACCTGACCACGCAGCGGGATCAGTTGCGCCTCGTGGATGACAAGGCCCGCAACGGTGTTCGCCTCGTCATCGGGTAGGTTCCAGTCGCGCGCACGGTTGAGGTCGCGGATGGTCATCGCACCGTCAACGATCACCGCGCCGTCTTCGGTTTCGGTGATCTGGTCGTTGTCTTCTTCGTCGAATTCGTCGGCAATCTCGCCGACGATTTCCTCAAGGATGTCCTCCAGCGTGATGAGACCTTCCAGCCCGCCATATTCGTCCACCACCAGTGCAAAGTGCGATTTGCGTTTCAGGAACTGACGCATCTGGTCGTCGAGCGTGGTGGTTTCGGGGATGAAGTACGGCTCCATCGCCACGTCGAGGATGTTGAAGTTCGCCATTTCCTCGGGCTCGATCCGGCCGTCGGCCATCATGCGGTTGAGGGCGCGCAGCAGGTCTTTGGCGTGGAGGACACCGACGACGTTTTCCATCTCGTTGCGATAGAGCGGCAGGCGGGTGTGCGGGCTTTCCAGCACGCGGTCGAGGATCTCGGTGACGGGAAGATCGGCGTCCAGCATTTCAATGTTGGAGCGGTGGGTCATCACCTCTTCAACAAAGCGGTCGGACAGGTCGAGCGCGCCGAGGATACGGTCGCGGTCTTCCTTTTCCACCACGCCTTCGGAGTGGCCAAGGTTCAGCGCGCCCGCGATTTCTTCGCGGACGGCGAGGATGTGGCTGTTCGGGTCGGTGTCGACGCCAAAGACGCGCAGGACCAGGCGCACCAAAAGGCGGACCGCAGACACGATGGGCGAAAAGATCAGGATGACGAACTTGATCGGGGCCGCGACACGGCTCGCCACGGTTTCGGCATTGGTGATCGCGTAGGTTTTCGGCAGCACTTCGGCAAAAATCAGCACGAGCAGGGTCATCGCCAGCGTTGCGACAGCCACACCGTTCTGGCCGAATACCTTCGTGAGCAGGGCGGTCGCCAGCGAGGTCGCAAGAATGTTGACCACGTTGTTGCCCAGTAGGATCGAGCCGATCAGGCGCTCGCTGTCTTCTGTCACCTCCAGCGCGTTTTCGGCGGAGCGGGAGCCTTTGTCGGCGGCAGCGCGCAGCTTGCCGCGGCTGGCAGCCGTCAGCGCGGTTTCGGAGCCCGAGAAGAACGCCGAAAGCACCAGCAGCACAAGGATGCCGGCGGCAGTGAACCAGAATGCAGTGTCGAGAGCCGTAGTCATATGATTTTCCGAGTTTCTCTCTCGGTTATGGGGCGCGCGGGCCCTTGTTTCAAGTTGTCTTGCCGCTCTTTCGCGCCAGCGGGTGATGTTCGAGCACCAGTGATTTCAAGCGCTCGTCGACCACATGGGTGTAGATTTCCGTGGTCGCGAGGTCTGCATGGCCGAGCATGGTCTGGATGACGCGCAAGTCCGCGCCGCCTTCGAGCAGGTGCGTGGCGAAGGCGTGGCGCAGCGTGTGGGGCGTGACCGATGCGGGCGAAATGCCCGACGCGACGGCCAGTTCCTTGATCAGCATAAAGAACCGGTGCCGCGTAAGGTGGCCGTCCTTACCGCGCGAGGGAAACAGGAATTTCGAGGCGGGCTGGCCTTTGCGGCGGGCGAGTTCCTCGGCGTTGTCGCGTTCGATCAGCCAGTCGGTTATGGCCGCGCGGGCGGGGTCGGACAGTGGGACCATCCGCTCTTTGCCGCCTTTACCGCGCACCAAGACCATCTGCGGATCGCCCCTGACGGCGGCGACGGGCAGGCTGACCAGTTCGGTCACGCGCATCCCTGTGGCGTAGAGCAGTTCCATGAGGCAGGTGTTCCGCGCCACTTCGCGCCCGTGGGTCCGCGCGGCGTGGAGCAGTTTGTCGACGTCTTCCACGGTGAGCGTTTTCGGCAGCTTCTTTGTCTTCCCCGGACCGCGGATCTGGATGGCGGGGTTGTCCTCTCGCCAGCCTTCTTCGAACGCGAAACGGTAGAGTTGTTTGATCGCGGACAGGCGGCGGGCGCGGGTGGATTGGGCCAGCCCCTCGGCCTCGCAAGCGATCAGATAGCCTTCGACCTGATCCTGCATGACTGTCGCGAAATGGACATCGCGCCGTTCCAGCCAGCCGGCGAAATCCTTGAGGTCGCGGGCGTAGGCCAGTTGGGTGTTGGTGGCCGCATCGAGCTCTGCCGCCTGCGCTTCAAGGAATGCCTGCACCCAATGAAGCATCGGCTGCTCGGCTGGTGTCACGACGGACGCTCCAGCAGCAGGTATTCGAGGGCGGCGCGGCGGGCCACGTCCTCAAGTCCGACAGCCCGGAAGGTGGCCAGCGCCTCGGTGATGCCGACCGGATCGCCCGTCATGCCTTCGCCGAAGGTCGCGATGGCGCGAAGCAGCGCCTCGCCCAGTTTGCGCTCGCCCAGCAGGGTTGAGGTGATGTCCGGGACGGGAGTGCCTTGGAAGGCGTTATAGATTGTGCGCTGCTTGTCGGACTGCGGCTCGACCTCGCTGACGTCACCGCGCGCGACGGCGATATAGAACGCCTCGTCGACGTCGGTCGGCACGTAGGTCTGCGCGGCCTCTTCATATTCGGGCGACAGCATCGCGATGCGGAAGGCGAGTTTCTTAGCCTGGCCAGTCAGCGGCAAACGCGCCAGGTCTGCGGCGAAGATACGGGCAAACGGAGCCTCGGCGCGGGCTTCTTCCATCGCGGCCCAAGCGGCGGGCAGGGTGGAGGACACGGCGCTCGGGTCGCCGGAGTTGATCGCGGTGCTGAACTGCTGGAACGCTTCGGCACGATCCCAGACACCGCCCGATGCGGCGGGGCTGCGTTCTTCATAAAGCGCGCGTAGGACGTTGGAATTGATCGCATCGGCACGGGCCAGACGCTCGGCGGCTTCCAGACGGGTGCGCCAGCTCATGATGTCGCGCAGGTCGGCGTAGGCGAAGGCGCGGGGCAGAGAAGTCGTCGCGATCGGCTCGCCGATGGCTTCGAACATGCGGAAGACCAGCGGGCTGAGGCGTTCGGGCTGCTCCAGCGGGGCAGAAATATCATCGAGGTGCGCGTCGAGGAACCGCTCGACCAGCAGCTCCAGATCGGCAGGCATATCGCCCAGCGCGCGGGCGGTGTTGAACACAAGAACCGCGTCATCCCAGTCGCCGCCCCGCGCGAGGCAGAAAATCTG
Above is a window of Marivivens aquimaris DNA encoding:
- a CDS encoding HlyC/CorC family transporter — translated: MTTALDTAFWFTAAGILVLLVLSAFFSGSETALTAASRGKLRAAADKGSRSAENALEVTEDSERLIGSILLGNNVVNILATSLATALLTKVFGQNGVAVATLAMTLLVLIFAEVLPKTYAITNAETVASRVAAPIKFVILIFSPIVSAVRLLVRLVLRVFGVDTDPNSHILAVREEIAGALNLGHSEGVVEKEDRDRILGALDLSDRFVEEVMTHRSNIEMLDADLPVTEILDRVLESPHTRLPLYRNEMENVVGVLHAKDLLRALNRMMADGRIEPEEMANFNILDVAMEPYFIPETTTLDDQMRQFLKRKSHFALVVDEYGGLEGLITLEDILEEIVGEIADEFDEEDNDQITETEDGAVIVDGAMTIRDLNRARDWNLPDDEANTVAGLVIHEAQLIPLRGQVFSFHGFRFEVLEKERNRVATVKIRPLG
- a CDS encoding invasion associated locus B family protein, whose product is MINTLKPLATIALIAMGGAAFAQDAEPATDDAAATAETTSEATAEPTVPQPGQVYIKETSGDWEVRCMKAEEGNTDDCQIYQLLTDGDDNAVSEVKMFPLPEGNEVVAGAVIVVPLMTLIPEGVTLTVDGGQPQRYPFEFCNQAGCVSRIGLRAEELNSLKRGNKGTVRLVPAGASDGEEVLLDMSLTGFTAGFEQATAPR
- a CDS encoding site-specific tyrosine recombinase XerD, whose amino-acid sequence is MLHWVQAFLEAQAAELDAATNTQLAYARDLKDFAGWLERRDVHFATVMQDQVEGYLIACEAEGLAQSTRARRLSAIKQLYRFAFEEGWREDNPAIQIRGPGKTKKLPKTLTVEDVDKLLHAARTHGREVARNTCLMELLYATGMRVTELVSLPVAAVRGDPQMVLVRGKGGKERMVPLSDPARAAITDWLIERDNAEELARRKGQPASKFLFPSRGKDGHLTRHRFFMLIKELAVASGISPASVTPHTLRHAFATHLLEGGADLRVIQTMLGHADLATTEIYTHVVDERLKSLVLEHHPLARKSGKTT